A part of Paenibacillus donghaensis genomic DNA contains:
- a CDS encoding MATE family efflux transporter, protein MEQNTHQEFKLVKLTWPIFLELFLFMLMGSVDTFMISTVSDNAVAGVGAANQIVTMAILVLSVIGNGAAMVVSQYLGSRKPLEAARVTGNAITLNLAVGLILSSILLLFGGNLLTALNVKGDILEHARVYLNIVGGFIFLQALINALATTIRTHGFTKQTMVVSLLMNLIHVAGNYLLIYGHFGLPALGVEGAAWSTVISRFICLILFFLLLGRVSEVKVHLSFYLHLSKKYVKQILKIGIPSAFESVIYQSCQLVFTLYITYLGAEAMATRQYALNISSYIFLFSVAVSMGTSIIVGHLVGAKRPEEAYKRVFASVKWALLVTVIIDALVIMFRLPLLGLFTTNENIILMGAQVILLSFFLETGRTCNLVIINSLRASGDAKFPVYMGLISMVCMSLPLGYLLVFQLHLGLAGVWIATAVDEWVRAIIMYFRWKSRAWQKHGLLEHEPTEGSPAVAAAVH, encoded by the coding sequence ATGGAGCAAAACACACACCAGGAATTCAAGCTCGTAAAATTGACCTGGCCTATATTTCTAGAGCTGTTTCTGTTCATGCTGATGGGCAGTGTGGATACATTCATGATCAGTACGGTGTCTGACAATGCTGTAGCCGGCGTAGGTGCGGCCAATCAGATTGTTACCATGGCTATTCTGGTACTCAGTGTAATCGGCAATGGCGCAGCCATGGTTGTCTCACAATATCTCGGCTCCAGGAAGCCGCTTGAAGCCGCTCGGGTGACCGGCAATGCAATTACCTTGAACCTTGCGGTTGGTTTGATCCTCAGCAGTATCCTATTGCTGTTTGGCGGGAATCTGCTGACAGCGCTCAATGTGAAAGGGGACATTCTTGAGCACGCCAGAGTGTATTTGAACATTGTCGGGGGATTTATTTTTCTGCAGGCCTTAATCAATGCGCTCGCTACAACGATTCGCACCCACGGCTTCACGAAACAAACGATGGTTGTCTCTCTGCTAATGAATCTGATTCATGTGGCGGGTAATTATCTGCTGATCTACGGCCATTTCGGCCTGCCCGCGCTAGGTGTGGAAGGTGCGGCATGGTCCACCGTTATCAGTCGTTTCATCTGCCTGATTCTCTTTTTCCTGCTGCTGGGCCGTGTATCAGAGGTTAAGGTCCACTTGTCTTTTTACCTTCATCTTTCCAAAAAATACGTCAAGCAAATCCTCAAAATCGGCATCCCGTCCGCTTTTGAGTCTGTCATCTATCAATCCTGCCAGCTGGTCTTCACCTTATATATCACCTATCTGGGCGCCGAAGCGATGGCTACCCGCCAGTATGCGCTGAATATTTCCAGCTATATCTTCCTGTTCAGTGTCGCCGTCTCCATGGGAACCTCCATTATCGTCGGTCATCTGGTCGGGGCGAAACGTCCTGAGGAAGCTTATAAGCGGGTGTTCGCCAGTGTGAAGTGGGCCTTGCTGGTTACAGTCATTATTGATGCGCTGGTGATTATGTTCCGCCTGCCGCTGCTTGGCCTCTTCACAACCAATGAGAACATTATTCTTATGGGAGCGCAGGTCATTCTGCTCAGCTTCTTCCTCGAAACCGGGCGTACCTGCAATCTGGTTATTATCAATTCACTGCGTGCTTCCGGCGACGCGAAATTCCCGGTATACATGGGGCTGATCTCCATGGTCTGCATGAGTCTGCCGCTGGGTTATTTGCTCGTCTTCCAGCTGCACCTTGGCCTTGCCGGTGTCTGGATTGCTACCGCTGTCGACGAATGGGTAAGAGCCATCATTATGTATTTCCGCTGGAAGAGCAGAGCTTGGCAGAAGCATGGCCTGTTGGAGCACGAACCGACCGAAGGCAGCCCTGCCGTGGCAGCGGCTGTCCATTAA
- a CDS encoding cold-shock protein encodes MYFRKKALEDLPQEDTAIWSCTKEDCTGWMRDNFAFQYVPTCWQCNSPMSRSMKILPMLVNTNFEMKAIKKGITIT; translated from the coding sequence ATGTATTTTCGTAAAAAAGCGTTAGAGGATCTTCCGCAGGAAGACACTGCCATCTGGTCATGCACCAAAGAGGATTGTACCGGCTGGATGCGGGATAATTTCGCCTTTCAGTATGTGCCGACCTGCTGGCAATGTAATTCTCCTATGTCCAGAAGCATGAAAATACTTCCTATGCTTGTAAACACCAATTTCGAAATGAAAGCAATTAAAAAGGGCATTACGATTACGTAA
- a CDS encoding cold-shock protein, whose protein sequence is MQTGTVKWFNADKGFGFIEVEGGSDVFVHFSAITGDGFKSLDEGQRVEFNVTQGARGPQAENVVKL, encoded by the coding sequence ATGCAAACAGGAACAGTAAAATGGTTTAACGCAGACAAAGGATTTGGTTTTATCGAAGTTGAAGGCGGAAGCGACGTATTCGTACACTTCTCCGCAATCACTGGCGACGGCTTCAAATCTTTGGACGAAGGCCAACGCGTTGAGTTCAACGTAACTCAAGGCGCTCGTGGACCACAGGCTGAAAACGTTGTAAAACTGTAA
- a CDS encoding HAD family hydrolase: protein MMYQTYIFDLYGTLIDIHTDEENPEVWARLALHFGYQGMFISGQELQRQFLLERDRQLAEAAKRCQFADFVMEEVFRAVALQLGGNPGQAWLHETVRWLRTLSMLHIALYDGVEEILRSLRAQGSKVYLLSNGQRTFIEAELTMLGILQLFDGIAISSEAGVSKPDPLFYRYLVDNYGADLSSALMIGNDPRTDIEGARISGIDSCYIHTATSPTDMAVQSTFQIWDGDLRKIPGWQQ from the coding sequence ATGATGTATCAAACGTATATATTTGATCTGTACGGGACATTGATTGACATCCATACCGACGAAGAGAACCCTGAGGTGTGGGCCCGTCTCGCTCTGCATTTCGGTTACCAGGGAATGTTCATATCTGGGCAAGAACTGCAACGGCAATTTCTGCTGGAGCGAGATCGCCAGTTGGCTGAAGCGGCCAAGCGCTGCCAGTTCGCTGATTTCGTGATGGAGGAGGTGTTCCGGGCAGTGGCCCTTCAACTTGGCGGCAATCCTGGACAAGCCTGGCTGCATGAGACGGTAAGATGGCTGCGGACCCTCTCTATGCTGCATATTGCTCTTTATGATGGTGTGGAGGAGATACTCAGGTCGCTGCGGGCGCAAGGGAGCAAGGTCTATCTGCTCTCTAACGGACAGCGGACCTTTATTGAAGCAGAGCTGACCATGTTAGGCATCCTGCAGCTGTTCGACGGCATTGCCATCTCCTCCGAAGCAGGAGTAAGCAAACCGGACCCTTTGTTCTACCGCTATTTGGTTGACAATTACGGAGCAGATCTAAGCTCCGCGCTGATGATTGGCAATGATCCGCGCACCGATATAGAAGGGGCGCGGATTAGCGGAATAGATTCGTGTTATATTCATACAGCTACATCGCCGACTGACATGGCGGTTCAGAGCACATTCCAGATCTGGGATGGTGATTTGCGCAAAATTCCCGGCTGGCAACAATAA
- a CDS encoding sensor domain-containing diguanylate cyclase produces MPWMQGYPFYLVMGSILSLYMGGSSYRHRNTPGRRYLWLLLLLVSLMFAATAGEIMSDSFQAKLWWRNVQQAPLFWSTLLTYAVVNEYVSLSSQHLSRRLIIFSIPIVIDILLIFTDSYHHLMRSEVGIVTVAGISGIWVQPTLLSMALIAYDQFFGLYAAFLLAVSLLNAPKLYFKRNLLLLGGLLVPVVSVFLLPVLKITITGFTAFTYLPAVIAAYFTIFSDPRVSLYPLAKSKILDNMKDGVVLTDRYDNIIDVNEAGEVILSKLIGEQPKTWRGADIQRLLQQSDDVRSHYERRLEGHFEMDCPGTDDICYGVSLITTEHAQAGATGMLMVFSDHSEKKRYERELLHQATVDDLTGLYNRRHFMSKVQEHALQEGEGMALLLMDIDDFKLINDTYGHLAGDQALVNFSNKILSIYTTSGIAGRIGGEEFAVCFFASDEQAALREAEHFRATMNDHHVILSEGQRIRLTVSIGIAFTQRSDVTFEDLYRQADEAMYQSKATGKNRVTLGREPLIGRLEDSG; encoded by the coding sequence ATGCCATGGATGCAGGGATATCCGTTTTATCTGGTAATGGGCAGTATTCTAAGTCTCTACATGGGCGGCAGCTCCTATCGTCACCGCAATACTCCAGGAAGGCGTTATTTATGGCTCCTGCTGCTGCTCGTCAGTCTGATGTTTGCCGCAACCGCAGGGGAAATTATGTCGGATTCCTTTCAGGCCAAGCTGTGGTGGAGAAATGTGCAGCAGGCTCCGCTCTTCTGGAGCACACTGCTTACCTATGCCGTTGTTAATGAATACGTATCACTGTCATCGCAGCATCTGTCGCGGAGACTTATTATTTTCTCCATACCGATTGTAATCGATATTCTGCTGATCTTTACCGATTCCTATCATCATCTGATGCGAAGCGAAGTGGGAATCGTTACGGTGGCGGGCATTAGCGGTATTTGGGTACAGCCAACCTTGCTGAGCATGGCTCTGATCGCCTATGACCAGTTCTTCGGACTATATGCGGCTTTTTTGCTGGCGGTTTCTCTGCTGAATGCGCCCAAGCTGTATTTCAAACGAAATTTGCTGCTGCTGGGCGGGCTGCTGGTGCCGGTGGTTTCTGTCTTTCTGCTGCCGGTGCTCAAGATCACAATTACCGGGTTCACGGCCTTCACGTATCTTCCGGCGGTTATCGCTGCTTACTTCACGATCTTCAGTGATCCGCGCGTTTCGCTCTATCCCCTCGCCAAAAGCAAAATACTCGACAACATGAAGGACGGAGTAGTGCTGACGGACCGTTACGATAACATCATCGATGTGAACGAAGCCGGGGAAGTCATACTGTCGAAGCTGATAGGAGAGCAGCCCAAGACCTGGAGAGGCGCCGATATTCAGCGTCTGCTGCAGCAGTCTGACGATGTCCGCTCCCATTATGAACGCAGGCTTGAAGGCCACTTCGAAATGGATTGTCCCGGAACGGACGATATCTGCTACGGTGTATCCCTGATTACTACGGAACACGCGCAAGCTGGTGCTACGGGAATGCTGATGGTATTCAGTGATCACAGTGAGAAGAAACGTTATGAGCGCGAGCTGCTGCATCAGGCGACGGTGGACGATCTGACCGGCCTCTACAACCGCAGGCATTTCATGAGCAAGGTTCAGGAGCATGCTTTGCAGGAGGGCGAGGGCATGGCGCTGCTGCTGATGGATATCGACGACTTCAAATTAATTAACGATACATACGGACATTTAGCGGGGGATCAGGCGCTCGTGAACTTCTCTAACAAAATCCTTAGTATTTACACCACAAGCGGTATTGCCGGAAGGATTGGCGGAGAGGAATTTGCCGTCTGCTTCTTCGCCAGCGACGAGCAGGCCGCACTCCGGGAGGCCGAGCATTTCCGTGCCACGATGAATGATCATCATGTGATTCTCAGTGAAGGGCAGCGCATTCGGCTTACCGTCAGTATTGGTATTGCTTTTACGCAGCGCAGTGATGTGACCTTCGAGGATCTGTACCGCCAGGCGGATGAGGCGATGTATCAATCCAAGGCTACAGGTAAGAACCGGGTAACGCTGGGGCGGGAGCCGCTTATTGGACGGCTGGAGGACAGTGGCTAA
- a CDS encoding YcxB family protein, with amino-acid sequence MDNQINVETALKSTDSQEFNLWFSLNSRIILTAFTVAAYFAVMLLITKDYSTQSLTILTATSVALAPVLWWINRSSIVKKSKKAFESDALAQQPQSYTITEEGIHYESEAGSGQVKWEEIFKIGETVNLFVFFVSSNRALIIPKRFFNSEQDKAGFKDVARKHMFSNRVKFKS; translated from the coding sequence ATGGATAATCAAATCAATGTAGAAACTGCCCTCAAGAGTACGGACTCTCAGGAGTTTAACCTGTGGTTCAGTCTGAACAGCAGAATTATTCTGACTGCCTTTACCGTTGCCGCCTACTTCGCAGTAATGCTGCTGATTACCAAGGATTACAGCACCCAGAGCCTGACGATCCTTACCGCTACGTCTGTGGCGCTTGCACCGGTCCTATGGTGGATTAACCGCTCCAGCATAGTCAAGAAATCCAAAAAAGCATTTGAGAGCGATGCCCTCGCCCAGCAGCCGCAGAGCTATACGATTACCGAAGAAGGCATCCATTATGAATCCGAGGCAGGCTCGGGGCAAGTGAAATGGGAAGAGATCTTCAAGATTGGCGAGACTGTCAATTTATTTGTTTTTTTTGTGTCCTCCAACCGGGCGCTGATTATACCGAAGCGTTTTTTCAATTCGGAGCAGGATAAGGCTGGCTTCAAGGACGTGGCCCGGAAGCATATGTTCTCGAATCGGGTCAAGTTTAAGTCCTGA
- a CDS encoding type B 50S ribosomal protein L31 — MREGIHPKFNQVIFLDASVGFKFLSSSTKSSGETMEWEDGNTYPVIRVDASSASHPFYTGKQRDAETGGRVDKFKQRLAASQKK; from the coding sequence ATGAGAGAAGGCATACACCCTAAATTCAACCAGGTTATTTTCCTGGATGCCAGCGTAGGCTTTAAATTCCTGAGTTCATCGACCAAATCATCCGGTGAAACAATGGAATGGGAAGACGGCAACACTTACCCGGTTATCCGTGTAGACGCAAGTTCCGCATCCCACCCTTTTTACACTGGTAAACAAAGAGATGCAGAAACAGGCGGTCGTGTTGACAAGTTCAAACAGCGGCTCGCAGCTTCCCAGAAGAAGTAA
- a CDS encoding diguanylate cyclase domain-containing protein: MRRNRSSLLSDVAFLGFLVLIYICAIFIAGAPDHYTQNIIILNVAFLLAVITYFTNVTVGLVLNLAFIFLYGFFVLYQTVSEGATIGVNTYFWLLMTPLLTMAVWILTLGNRQLQEENAVLQKKAASLASVDENTDLRNNISFQKDAVLFIGISTRYQIPLTLLVVKVKYWKEIRRLIPEDQLSEAIYDVSQLSQTSIRTNDALYLLDKEDATWGLLLFTDRDGAKIVIERIKYKLQELNDTGFSSKYKVNLGLKIGAVEYQADNIENPFDFIVQAKKQLEYDV, encoded by the coding sequence GTGAGACGAAACCGCAGCAGTTTATTATCAGATGTGGCCTTTCTGGGTTTCCTGGTACTGATCTACATCTGTGCCATCTTCATTGCAGGGGCTCCGGATCACTATACCCAGAATATTATTATTCTGAATGTGGCGTTTCTGCTGGCTGTCATCACTTATTTCACGAATGTGACAGTAGGTCTGGTATTGAATCTGGCCTTCATCTTCCTCTATGGGTTCTTCGTCCTGTACCAGACCGTTTCGGAGGGAGCTACTATTGGCGTCAATACGTATTTCTGGCTGCTGATGACGCCGCTGCTTACCATGGCTGTCTGGATCTTAACGCTGGGCAACCGCCAGCTTCAGGAGGAGAATGCGGTCCTGCAGAAGAAGGCAGCCAGCCTGGCAAGTGTAGATGAGAACACCGATCTGCGGAACAATATCTCCTTCCAGAAAGATGCGGTGCTGTTCATCGGCATCTCTACCCGCTATCAGATTCCGCTCACCCTGCTGGTGGTGAAGGTGAAATATTGGAAAGAAATCCGCCGCCTGATTCCTGAGGATCAGCTCTCGGAGGCGATCTACGATGTTTCCCAACTCAGCCAAACCAGCATCCGTACCAACGATGCGTTGTATCTGCTCGATAAGGAGGATGCCACTTGGGGGCTGCTGCTGTTCACAGACCGCGACGGGGCCAAAATCGTCATTGAGCGCATCAAATACAAGCTGCAGGAGCTGAATGATACCGGGTTCTCCAGCAAATACAAAGTGAATCTGGGACTCAAGATCGGAGCTGTGGAATATCAGGCCGACAACATCGAGAATCCATTCGACTTCATTGTCCAGGCCAAGAAGCAGCTGGAATATGACGTATAA